The Medicago truncatula cultivar Jemalong A17 chromosome 4, MtrunA17r5.0-ANR, whole genome shotgun sequence genome includes a region encoding these proteins:
- the LOC11411809 gene encoding uncharacterized protein: MESLENLLCKMLVLHIYFLLLTFSFCSCSSDTISIDKTLRDGELLVSKSKTFALGFFTPGKSASRYVGIWYYNLPIQTVVWVANRDAPINDTSGILSIDPNGNLVIHHNHSTIPIWSTDVSFPQSQRNSTNAVIAKLSDIANLVLMINNTKTVIWESFDHPTDTLLPYLKIGFNRKTNQSWFLQSWKTDDDPGKGAFTVEFSTIGKPQLFMYNHNLPWWRAGHWNGELFAGVPNMKRDMETFNVSFVEDENSVAISYNMFDKSVIARKVVNQSGFFQIFTWGNEKNQWNRFYSEPTDQCDNYGTCGSNSNCDPFNFDDFKCTCLLGFEPKFPRDWYESRDGSGGCVRKKGASICGNGEGFIKVVSVKVADISGAVAIDGLSLEECEKECLRNCSCTAYAVADVRNGGSGCLAWHGDLMDIQKLSSDQGQDLFLRVDKVELANYNKKSKGALDKKRLAAILVASIVAIVILLSCVNYMWKKKTKDKMMRQINHDSSVEENGAPNNRHPNLPFFSFKTIMTATKNCDHKNKLGQGGFGSVYKGCLVNGQEIAVKRLSRDSGQGKVEFKNEITLLVKLQHRNLVRLLGCCFEKEERMLVYEYLPNKSLDFFIFDQNQRSSLDWVKRFEIICGIARGVLYLHQDSRLKIIHRDLKASNVLLDAAMNPKISDFGMARIFGEDEIQARTKRVVGTYGYMSPEYAMEGRYSTKSDVFSYGVLLLEIIAGKRNTHCEIGRDSPNLIGHVWTLWTEERALDIVDPALNQSYPLDIVLRCIQIGLLCVQENAINRPSMLEIVFMLCNETPLCPPQKPAFYSMATMNCKNHQHQDLQTFLEVLEKQKNSMDSAKNLLYLSTVENHKNKLLVLDYSLILLCLTLSFCPCSSDTITIHKPIRDGELLISKSKTFALGFFTPGKSTSRYVGIWYNNLPIQTVVWVANRDAPINDTSGILSINQNGNLELHHNLSTIPIWSTNVSLTQSQRNNTNVIAQLLDIGNLVLRLNDTETAIWESFDHPTDTMLPYQKIGFDRKINQSWVLQSWKTDDDPGKGAFTVKFSTIGKPQLFMYNHDRPWWRGGHWNGAILVGLPHMIGDMAVRNVSWVEDDNYVSLSYNMFNKSVITRIVVQQSGFFQTFMWDSQESQWSRYWSEPTDQCANYGTCGPNSNCDPLNFESFKCTCLLGFEPKFPRDWYESRDGLGGCVRKRGASVCGNGEGFNKVLRVKVPDISGAVAIDGLTLEECEKDCLRNCSCNAYAVADVRNGGSGCLTWHGNLMDIQKLSNQGQDLFLRVEKVELANYNKKSKGVLDKKRLAAILVASIVAIVILLFCVNYMWKKKRKDKMMPQPNQDSSGEENDTQSNTHPNLPFFSFKTIMTATRNCDLENKLGQGGFGSVYKGFLENGQEIAVKRLSRDSGQGKEEFKNEIKLLVKLQHRNLVRLLGCCFEKEERMLVYEYLSNKSLDFFIFDQNQRSSLDWVTRFEIICGIARGVLYLHQDSRLKIIHRDLKASNVLLDAVMNPKISDFGMARIFGEDEIQARTKRVVGTYGYMSPEYAMQGRYSTKSDVFSYGVLLLEIIAGKRNTHCETGRDSPNLIGHVWTLWTEGKALDMVDQALNHYYSSAIVLRCIQIGLLCVQENAINRPSMLDVVFMLCNETPLCPPQKPAFLFNVRQDLPESSTSGGGSSINELTETTISAR; encoded by the exons ATGGAGTCTCTTGAAAATCTTCTCTGCAAGATGCTGGTTTTGCATATCTATTTTCTACTCCTCACATTCTCTTTTTGCTCTTGTTCTTCTGATACCATATCTATCGACAAAACCTTAAGAGATGGTGAACTTCTTGTTTCTAAATCTAAAACCTTTGCTCTTGGATTCTTCACTCCAGGAAAGTCCGCCTCTCGCTATGTTGGAATTTGGTACTACAATTTGCCAATCCAAACTGTTGTTTGGGTTGCAAACAGAGATGCTCCCATCAATGACACTTCTGGGATTTTATCCATTGACCCAAATGGAAATCTAGTAATTCACCACAACCATAGCACCATTCCCATTTGGTCTACCGATGTTTCATTTCCACAATCACAAAGAAATAGCACCAATGCTGTTATAGCGAAATTATCAGACATAGCAAACCTTGTTCTGATgataaacaacacaaaaactGTCATCTGGGAAAGCTTTGATCATCCCACAGACACCTTGCTTCCATATCTAAAGATAGGGTTTAATAGAAAAACTAATCAAAGCTGGTTCCTTCAATCCTGGAAGACAGATGATGACCCTGGAAAAGGTGCGTTCACGGTGGAATTCAGCACCATTGGTAAACCTCAGTTGTTTATGTACAACCATAACCTTCCATGGTGGCGTGCTGGACATTGGAATGGAGAACTGTTTGCAGGTGTACCTAATATGAAACGAGATATGGAAACTTTTAACGTTTCTTTTGTGGAAGATGAAAACTCCGTAGCAATCTCATATAACATGTTTGATAAGTCTGTCATCGCTAGGAAAGTTGTTAATCAATCTGGTTTCTTTCAAATATTCACGTGGGGGAATGAAAAGAATCAATGGAACCGGTTCTATTCAGAACCAACAGACCAATGTGATAACTATGGAACATGTGGATCAAACAgtaattgtgacccttttaacTTTGACGACTTTAAGTGCACTTGTTTACTTGGTTTTGAACCAAAATTTCCACGTGATTGGTATGAGAGTAGAGATGGGTCGGGAGGGTGTGTAAGGAAGAAAGGTGCATCTATTTGTGGGAATGGAGAAGGGTTTATAAAAGTTGTAAGTGTGAAAGTTGCTGATATATCTGGAGCAGTTGCCATAGATGGTTTGAGTTTGGAAGAATGTGAGAAAGAATGCTTGAGAAATTGCTCTTGTACTGCCTATGCAGTTGCTGATGTGAGGAATGGTGGTAGTGGATGTTTGGCATGGCATGGGGATTTAATGGACATTCAAAAACTTAGTAGTGATCAAGGCCAAGATTTATTTTTACGCGTCGATAAAGTTGAACTAG ctaattacaacaaaaaaagcAAAGGAGCACTTGACAAAAAGAGGTTGGCTGCAATTCTGGTAGCTTCTATTGTTGCAATTGTCATCCTCCTCTCCTGTGTAAATTAcatgtggaagaaaaaaacaaagg ATAAAATGATGCGGCAAATAAACCATGACTCCTCAGTAGAAGAGAATGGTGCTCCAAACAACAGACATCCAAATCTACCCTTTTTCAGCTTTAAAACGATAATGACAGCTACAAAAAATTGTGATCATAAGAATAAGCTTGGACAAGGTGGATTTGGCTCTGTCTACAAG GGTTGCTTGGTTAATGGACAAGAGATTGCAGTTAAAAGATTGTCCAGAGATTCTGGTCAAGGCAAAGTAgagtttaaaaatgaaattacacttttagttaAACTCCAACACAGAAATCTAGTGAGGTTGCTCGGTTGTTgctttgaaaaagaagaaaggatgTTAGTTTATGAATACCTACCAAACAAAAGCCTAGACTTCTTTATATTCG ATCAAAACCAAAGGTCATCATTGGATTGGGTAAAGCGTTTTGAAATCATTTGTGGGATTGCTCGAGGTGTTTTATATCTTCACCAAGATTCAAGGCTGAAAATAATTCATAGAGATCTAAAAGCCAGCAATGTTCTCCTTGACGCTGCAATGAATCCCAAAATCTCAGATTTTGGTATGGCTAGAATATTTGGAGAAGATGAAATCCAAGCAAGAACAAAAAGAGTGGTCGGAACATA TGGATATATGTCACCAGAATATGCAATGGAAGGACGATATTCAACAAAATCTGATGTCTTCAGTTATGGGGTCTTACTACTGGAGATTATTGCTGGCAAGAGAAACACACATTGTGAAATTGGAAGAGACTCCCCAAATTTAATTGGACAT GTGTGGACACTATGGACAGAAGAAAGAGCCTTGGATATTGTTGATCCAGCACTAAACCAGTCTTATCCTCTTGATATAGTTCTGAGATGCATTCAAATTGGACTTTTGTGTGTGCAAGAAAATGCAATTAATAGACCATCAATGTTAGAAATTGTTTTCATGCTATGCAATGAAACACCTCTCTGCCCACCTCAAAAACCAGCATTTTATTCAATGGCAACCATGAATTGCAAGAACCATCAACATCAGGATCTTCAA ACATTTCTAGAGGTTCTTGAGAAACAA AAAAACTCAATGGACTCTGCTAAAAATCTTCTCTACCTTAGCACAGtcgaaaatcataaaaacaaattGTTAGTGTTAGATTACTCTTTGATTCTACTATGTCTCACCTTATCTTTTTGCCCTTGTTCTTCTGATACCATAACTATTCACAAACCCATAAGAGATGGTGAACTTCTCATTTCTAAATCTAAAACATTTGCTCTTGGATTCTTCACTCCAGGAAAGTCCACCTCTCGCTATGTTGGAATCTGGTACAACAATTTGCCGATCCAAACTGTTGTTTGGGTTGCAAATAGAGATGCTCCCATCAATGACACTTCTGGAATTCTATCAATCAACCAAAATGGGAATCTAGAACTCCACCACAACCTTAGCACCATTCCCATTTGGTCTACCAATGTTTCATTAACACAGTCACAAAGAAATAACACCAATGTTATAGCTCAACTATTGGATATAGGAAACCTTGTTCTGAGGTTAAACGACACCGAAACTGCCATCTGGGAAAGCTTTGATCATCCCACAGACACAATGCTTCCGTATCAAAAGATTGgttttgatagaaaaattaatcaaagttGGGTCCTTCAATCCTGGAAGACAGATGATGACCCTGGAAAAGGTGCGTTCACGGTGAAATTCAGCACCATTGGCAAACCACAATTGTTTATGTACAACCATGATCGTCCTTGGTGGCGTGGTGGACATTGGAATGGAGCAATATTAGTAGGCCTACCTCATATGATAGGAGATATGGCAGTTCGTAATGTTTCTTGGGTTGAAGATGACAACTATGTATCACTCTCATATAACATGTTTAATAAGTCTGTCATTACAAGGATAGTGGTTCAGCAATCTGGTTTCTTTCAAACATTCATGTGGGACAGTCAAGAGAGTCAATGGAGCCGGTACTGGTCTGAACCAACAGACCAATGTGCTAACTACGGAACATGTGGACCAAACAGTAATTGTGACCCTTTGAACTTTGAGAGCTTTAAGTGTACTTGTTTACTTGGTTTTGAACCAAAATTTCCACGTGATTGGTATGAGAGTAGAGATGGGTTGGGAGGATGTGTAAGAAAAAGAGGTGCATCTGTTTGTGGGAATGGAGAAGGGTTTAACAAAGTTTTAAGGGTGAAAGTTCCTGATATATCTGGGGCAGTTGCCATAGATGGTTTGACTTTGGAAGAATGTGAGAAAGATTGCTTGAGAAACTGTTCTTGTAATGCCTATGCAGTTGCTGATGTGAGGAATGGTGGTAGTGGATGTTTGACGTGGCATGGGAATTTAATGGACATTCAAAAACTTAGTAATCAGGGCCAAGATTTATTTTTGCGCGTCGAGAAAGTTGAACTTG ctaattacaacaaaaaaagcAAAGGAGTCCTTGATAAAAAGAGGTTAGCTGCAATTCTTGTAGCTTCTATAGTTGCAATTGTCATCCTCCTCTTCTGTGTGAATTACATgtggaagaaaaagagaaagg ATAAAATGATGCCGCAACCAAACCAAGATTCCTCTGGGGAAGAGAATGATACCCAAAGCAACACGCATCCAAATCTACCCTTTTTCAGCTTTAAAACGATAATGACAGCTACAAGAAATTGTGATCTTGAGAATAAGCTTGGACAAGGTGGATTTGGCTCTGTCTATAAG GGCTTTTTGGAAAATGGACAAGAGATAGCAGTGAAAAGATTGTCCAGAGATTCTGGTCAAGGCAAAGAAGAGTTTAAGAATGAAATTAAACTTTTAGTTAAACTCCAACACAGAAATCTAGTGAGGTTGCTCGGTTGTTgctttgaaaaagaagaaaggatgCTAGTTTACGAATACCTATCAAACAAAAGCCTAGACTTCTTTATATTCG ATCAAAACCAAAGGTCATCATTGGATTGGGTTACGCgttttgaaattatttgtgGGATTGCTCGAGGTGTATTATATCTTCATCAAGATTCAAGGCTGAAAATAATCCATAGAGATCTAAAAGCCAGCAACGTTCTCCTTGATGCTGTAATGAATCCCAAAATCTCGGATTTTGGTATGGCTAGAATATTTGGAGAAGATGAAATTCAAGCTAGAACAAAAAGAGTTGTTGGAACATA TGGATATATGTCTCCGGAATATGCAATGCAAGGACGATATTCAACAAAATCTGATGTCTTCAGTTATGGGGTCTTACTACTGGAGATTATTGCTGGCAAGAGAAACACACATTGTGAGACAGGAAGAGACTCCCCAAATTTAATTGGACAT GTGTGGACACTATGGACAGAAGGAAAAGCCTTGGATATGGTTGATCAAGCACTAAACCATTATTATTCTTCTGCTATAGTTCTAAGATGCATTCAAATTGGACTCTTGTGTGTGCAAGAAAATGCAATTAATAGACCGTCAATGTTAGATGTTGTTTTCATGCTATGCAATGAAACACCTCTTTGCCCACCTCAAAAACCAGCATTTTTATTCAATGTACGCCAAGATTTGCCAGAGTCGTCAACTTCAGGAGGAGGATCTTCAATAAATGAACTAACAGAAACTACCATCAGCGCTCGCTGA